A genomic stretch from Petrimonas mucosa includes:
- a CDS encoding DUF2589 domain-containing protein yields the protein MGQDYSKKTKSELIDLLSGLENTLTPSVYEQISGIAPSELQGLTRKEIIDIIDSFKASYDPKWENLAAKATSDVAKLLFGRMAEDDNIFRTSDASSADFAAELGSIDFATIIGGPLDACVRAQSNASISTVSFINEVGFETDSSGTKKLRMAEFKYKRSVPNPAYDPENPGSATPTIQQDAEIIVPFIALLNVPSFRIESCEVDFNVKLNSTYTKNVSDEFGINAGASGGWGPVKFKVDVSYKRSSSTGIKVEKEYSLGVKVRATNDEMPAGLEKVLGLLGSTN from the coding sequence TTGGGACAAGACTACAGTAAAAAAACAAAAAGTGAACTGATCGATCTGCTTTCTGGGCTGGAGAATACTTTAACTCCTTCGGTTTATGAACAGATCAGTGGAATTGCACCTTCGGAGCTGCAAGGCCTTACGAGAAAGGAAATCATCGATATTATCGATAGCTTCAAAGCCAGTTACGACCCGAAATGGGAAAACTTGGCGGCCAAGGCTACATCGGATGTTGCCAAGTTGCTTTTTGGCAGGATGGCCGAGGACGATAATATCTTCAGGACCTCAGATGCGTCCAGTGCCGATTTTGCGGCTGAACTGGGAAGTATCGACTTTGCCACGATTATCGGGGGGCCGTTGGATGCCTGCGTGAGGGCGCAATCGAATGCATCGATAAGTACGGTAAGCTTTATCAATGAGGTGGGATTTGAAACAGACTCTTCTGGTACAAAAAAACTCAGGATGGCTGAGTTCAAGTACAAGAGGAGTGTCCCCAACCCTGCATACGATCCTGAAAATCCCGGTAGTGCTACTCCAACTATTCAGCAGGATGCGGAGATAATCGTACCATTCATTGCTCTCCTCAATGTCCCCAGTTTCCGGATCGAATCGTGCGAAGTTGACTTTAATGTGAAGCTCAACTCCACCTATACCAAGAATGTAAGCGATGAGTTTGGCATCAATGCAGGTGCATCGGGCGGTTGGGGACCTGTAAAGTTCAAGGTGGACGTCTCGTACAAAAGATCATCAAGTACCGGTATCAAAGTGGAGAAAGAGTACTCGCTGGGAGTCAAGGTAAGGGCAACAAACGACGAAATGCCTGCCGGACTCGAAAAAGTGTTGGGATTACTGGGTTCAACAAATTAA
- a CDS encoding S8 family peptidase: MAKERYIVLLDSQNEKSIKSVEKGFSVSVTSSEFLSKENRSFHIIDNNHAVLYKNLGVMVVDDVDEQLLTASISDSRSPVVYFEKEREFFPADEFTLIDDLKATVDQLNSKITELENFIRSRSMPKPAVTDLEWGLKAIGVDEARFTGKGVDICILDTGFDVSHPDFAERFIEGKSFVEGEEWDKDLNGHGTHCAGIACGYVRGDTGKRYGIAKDSNLKIGKVLGNNGKGTTSSIIDAIDWAITKKYRVISLSLASPVKLNEKPSPLFETVGSRVFISPQKYTSISIQKYTILI, encoded by the coding sequence ATGGCAAAAGAGAGATACATTGTTTTGCTGGATAGCCAGAATGAGAAATCGATCAAGAGCGTGGAGAAAGGGTTCTCCGTAAGCGTAACCTCATCCGAGTTCCTGTCGAAGGAGAACCGCTCATTTCACATTATCGACAATAACCATGCCGTCCTATACAAGAATCTGGGCGTCATGGTGGTGGACGATGTGGATGAGCAGCTATTGACCGCCTCGATAAGCGACAGTAGGAGTCCGGTTGTCTATTTTGAGAAGGAGAGGGAGTTTTTTCCAGCAGATGAGTTTACCCTGATTGATGATTTGAAGGCGACAGTTGATCAATTAAACAGCAAGATTACAGAACTGGAGAACTTTATCCGGAGCAGGTCAATGCCCAAACCTGCTGTAACTGATCTGGAGTGGGGATTAAAGGCTATTGGTGTCGACGAGGCCCGGTTTACGGGTAAAGGGGTGGATATCTGCATTCTTGATACCGGTTTCGATGTTTCGCATCCCGATTTTGCGGAGAGGTTTATTGAGGGAAAGTCATTTGTTGAGGGTGAAGAGTGGGACAAGGATCTCAACGGACACGGAACGCATTGTGCCGGTATCGCCTGCGGATATGTACGGGGTGATACCGGTAAGCGCTACGGGATTGCCAAAGATAGTAACCTGAAGATAGGCAAGGTGCTCGGCAACAATGGAAAGGGGACAACCAGCAGTATCATCGATGCCATAGACTGGGCAATTACCAAGAAGTACCGGGTCATCTCCCTCTCACTTGCTTCACCAGTAAAACTGAATGAGAAACCCTCCCCTCTTTTTGAAACAGTAGGCAGCAGGGTGTTTATTTCACCCCAAAAGTATACCAGTATTTCAATCCAAAAGTATACCATTTTAATTTAA
- the istB gene encoding IS21-like element helper ATPase IstB gives MDTINRQITAYSKELRLPVFRRDYKELATEAARQGLDYEAYLVMLMEREYELRLENRKKAQIRNARFPSKMYLSDLERDQLPPGAREKLPLLERLDFIPAARNVILSGNPGTGKTHIAIGLGLKACMQGYKVLFTTVHRLLTQLRESHSGRTLKQVEAQFEKYDLVICDEFGYVSFDKQGSELLFNHLSLRTGRKSTIITTNLGFDRWEEIFGDPVLTAALVDRVTHKAYLVNMSGDSYRLKETEKMMNGK, from the coding sequence ATGGACACTATCAACAGGCAAATAACAGCATACAGTAAAGAGCTCCGACTGCCTGTTTTCAGGCGTGATTACAAGGAACTGGCAACAGAAGCGGCCCGACAGGGGCTTGATTATGAAGCGTACCTGGTAATGCTCATGGAACGTGAATATGAACTCAGGCTTGAGAACCGGAAGAAAGCGCAAATAAGGAATGCCCGGTTCCCGTCTAAAATGTATCTTTCCGACCTTGAGCGTGACCAGTTACCTCCGGGTGCCAGGGAGAAACTCCCTTTACTGGAAAGACTGGACTTCATCCCGGCGGCCCGGAACGTGATCCTCTCCGGCAACCCGGGTACGGGCAAAACACACATCGCCATAGGGTTGGGGCTTAAGGCTTGCATGCAGGGGTATAAAGTGTTGTTCACCACAGTACACCGCTTGTTGACACAGTTACGTGAATCCCACTCCGGGCGCACACTGAAACAGGTAGAAGCCCAGTTTGAAAAATATGACCTGGTCATATGCGATGAGTTTGGATATGTATCCTTTGACAAGCAAGGCTCTGAACTGTTGTTTAACCATCTCTCCTTAAGAACGGGCAGGAAATCGACCATCATTACCACGAACCTCGGCTTTGACCGGTGGGAAGAGATCTTTGGTGACCCCGTCCTGACAGCGGCACTGGTAGACAGGGTAACCCATAAGGCATATCTTGTAAATATGTCCGGAGACTCATACCGGCTGAAAGAAACAGAAAAAATGATGAATGGAAAATGA
- the istA gene encoding IS21 family transposase — translation MYTKQEIIISSFRDGKSQRQIARDLQISRKTIRKYLQEHEKALQSAVCKETAQSCNLSSEPVYKMATPRLRLKLTREVETVIDELLEDNERKRGQGLRKQMLKKKDILEELHRRGFDIGYTTVCNHIARRENRVVTKEAFIRQVYQAGETCEFDWGEIKLCIAGKRRSLQLAVFTSAFSNYRYAFIYERQDTLAFMESHVRFFKTIGGVYREMVYDNMRVAVARFVGPHEKEPTRSLLQLRGHYQFRHRFCNICRGNEKGHVERSVEYVRRKAFAPKDAFADILEAQQWLDATLKRLNAGKQQGTGKSADELFSQEKNLLGKHPAMELVCSEQVQLRVDKYATISYRTNRYSVPDHLVGEFVDVSVRSRELQVYVQNKRVAVHVRSYEKHSWNVEIEHYLSTFKKKPGALAGSLALAGSHYLKGLYMDYFQSEPREFIDLLTYCRGQMVSRERLEESLKRLLDTGCQGISVEKLRALLGNKPRVNPTWEPEDTISIKAKEQLAGIAGLMQKTNYDGHYQQANNSIQ, via the coding sequence ATGTATACAAAACAGGAGATTATAATTAGCAGCTTCCGCGATGGAAAAAGTCAGCGTCAAATAGCCCGTGATTTGCAAATTAGTCGCAAAACAATCAGGAAGTACCTGCAGGAACACGAAAAGGCATTGCAATCGGCAGTCTGTAAAGAAACAGCGCAATCGTGTAATCTATCCAGTGAACCGGTCTATAAAATGGCTACACCTCGTCTGAGGCTCAAATTAACACGCGAGGTGGAAACTGTCATCGATGAATTACTTGAAGACAACGAGCGTAAGCGTGGGCAAGGCCTGCGCAAGCAGATGCTAAAGAAAAAGGACATCCTTGAGGAACTTCACCGGCGAGGGTTTGACATTGGCTATACCACGGTTTGTAATCATATTGCGCGCAGGGAGAACCGGGTAGTAACCAAAGAAGCATTTATTCGCCAGGTTTATCAGGCCGGGGAAACCTGTGAGTTTGACTGGGGTGAGATCAAACTCTGCATTGCAGGGAAACGCAGGTCATTGCAACTTGCTGTTTTTACCTCCGCCTTCAGCAATTACCGCTATGCTTTTATTTACGAGCGGCAGGATACCCTGGCTTTCATGGAATCTCACGTGCGTTTTTTTAAAACCATTGGTGGCGTCTACCGTGAGATGGTTTACGATAATATGCGTGTTGCGGTAGCCAGGTTTGTCGGGCCGCATGAAAAGGAGCCCACCCGGTCACTGCTCCAGCTTCGGGGGCACTATCAGTTCAGGCATCGCTTTTGCAACATATGCCGTGGAAACGAAAAAGGTCACGTGGAACGGAGCGTGGAGTATGTCCGCCGTAAAGCGTTCGCCCCCAAGGATGCCTTTGCGGACATCCTGGAGGCCCAACAGTGGCTTGATGCAACGCTTAAAAGGCTCAATGCGGGGAAGCAGCAGGGAACAGGCAAGAGCGCCGACGAACTGTTCTCTCAGGAGAAGAACCTTTTGGGCAAGCATCCGGCCATGGAGCTTGTCTGCAGTGAACAGGTGCAGTTGCGGGTGGATAAATATGCCACCATCAGCTATCGCACCAACCGCTACTCGGTTCCCGATCACCTGGTGGGAGAGTTTGTCGATGTGAGTGTCCGCAGCCGCGAGTTGCAGGTGTACGTGCAAAACAAACGGGTGGCCGTTCATGTACGTAGTTACGAAAAACACTCCTGGAATGTGGAGATAGAGCATTACCTGTCAACATTCAAGAAGAAACCGGGCGCCCTGGCTGGTAGCCTGGCACTTGCCGGCAGCCATTACCTTAAAGGGCTGTACATGGATTATTTCCAAAGCGAACCCCGTGAATTTATCGACCTGCTCACATACTGCCGCGGGCAAATGGTGAGCCGTGAGAGACTCGAGGAATCCCTTAAGCGATTACTGGACACCGGCTGCCAGGGAATCAGCGTGGAAAAGCTTCGGGCCCTGCTGGGAAATAAACCCCGTGTAAACCCAACCTGGGAGCCGGAAGATACGATAAGTATCAAGGCCAAAGAACAACTTGCCGGCATCGCCGGGCTAATGCAAAAAACAAACTATGATGGACACTATCAACAGGCAAATAACAGCATACAGTAA
- a CDS encoding S8 family peptidase, with protein sequence MENNCLIIAAAGNDSNRPALPMPVSAPANAVSIMAVAAIDSQMQIARFSNGGLNASTGGDINVCAPGVNVLSSYPKKSANSGNYQILSGTSMATPHVSGLAALYMEQYPDLNAREIWELIEEHAKPIENLKYRDVGKGLVQVIREE encoded by the coding sequence TTGGAGAACAACTGCCTGATAATTGCAGCTGCAGGCAACGACAGCAACAGACCGGCATTACCCATGCCGGTTTCGGCTCCGGCTAACGCTGTCTCCATTATGGCCGTTGCAGCGATTGATAGCCAGATGCAGATAGCCCGCTTTTCGAATGGAGGACTCAATGCCTCCACCGGGGGTGATATCAACGTTTGTGCTCCAGGTGTGAATGTGTTGAGTTCCTATCCGAAGAAGAGTGCAAATTCTGGTAATTATCAGATACTAAGCGGTACAAGTATGGCTACCCCCCACGTTTCGGGGTTGGCAGCCCTTTATATGGAGCAGTATCCCGATTTGAACGCCAGGGAGATATGGGAGTTGATTGAAGAGCATGCCAAACCGATCGAAAACCTCAAATATAGGGATGTCGGGAAGGGGCTGGTACAGGTTATTCGTGAAGAGTAA
- a CDS encoding helix-turn-helix domain-containing protein, whose product MKTVLKNETRSIRANMYFLQKVTDMINQRISDPDLSPGSIAKELNISVSQLNRKINAASGYSTNAYIIQLRLNHAKKQLIQCDKNIGEIAKICGFADLAYFSRTFKKHTGVTPSYYRNFVLLP is encoded by the coding sequence ATGAAAACAGTTCTCAAAAACGAAACAAGATCGATACGGGCGAATATGTATTTTCTTCAGAAAGTTACTGATATGATCAATCAAAGGATATCCGATCCCGATCTATCTCCTGGTTCGATAGCAAAAGAGTTGAATATAAGTGTCTCTCAACTGAATCGGAAAATCAATGCGGCATCGGGTTATTCAACTAATGCTTATATTATTCAACTGAGGCTTAATCATGCAAAAAAACAGCTGATTCAATGCGATAAGAATATTGGAGAGATAGCCAAAATTTGTGGTTTTGCCGATCTGGCCTATTTTTCACGGACGTTTAAAAAACATACGGGAGTTACCCCGTCTTACTATCGTAATTTTGTTTTACTGCCCTGA
- a CDS encoding acetate kinase → MKILVLNCGSSSIKYKLFNMESNEVVAQGGVEKIGMKGSFLKLTLPNGQKVQLEGEILEHRAGIEYIFGVLLSEKYGCIKSLDEIDAVGHRVVHGGERFNKSVLITDEVIEMLEECIELAPLHNPPNLKGIFAIKELLPDTPQVSVFDTAFHQTMPDYAYVYGLPYSLYEKYGIRRYGFHGTSHRYVSKRACEFLNVPYESQRIITAHIGNGVSITAIKNGKSIDTSMGMTPVEGLMMGTRSGDLDPGVISYIMEKERMSALGVSTLLNKFSGVLGISGISSDMREIEAGIKENNPRAILAMNTYNYRIKKYVGAYSAVLGGVDILVFTGGVGENQWVTRSTVCENMEYMGIELDEELNRSVRAKEVVISKPTSKVKVLIIPTDEELTIAKDTMEILGR, encoded by the coding sequence ATGAAGATATTAGTTTTAAATTGCGGAAGTTCCTCCATCAAGTACAAGCTTTTCAATATGGAAAGCAACGAGGTTGTTGCTCAGGGAGGCGTGGAAAAGATCGGAATGAAAGGTTCGTTCCTGAAACTCACTCTCCCCAACGGGCAGAAAGTGCAACTCGAGGGAGAGATCCTGGAACACCGCGCAGGAATCGAATACATTTTCGGGGTTCTGCTGAGCGAGAAATACGGCTGTATCAAGTCGCTCGACGAGATTGACGCCGTCGGGCACCGGGTGGTACACGGTGGAGAGCGGTTCAACAAGAGCGTACTGATTACCGATGAGGTGATCGAGATGCTGGAAGAGTGCATCGAGCTTGCTCCCCTGCACAATCCACCCAACCTGAAGGGGATTTTCGCTATCAAGGAACTGCTGCCCGACACGCCGCAGGTGAGTGTCTTCGACACTGCTTTCCACCAGACCATGCCCGACTACGCCTACGTTTACGGATTACCCTACTCGCTTTACGAGAAATATGGCATTCGGCGGTATGGATTTCACGGCACAAGCCACAGGTATGTCTCCAAGAGGGCTTGTGAGTTCCTGAATGTTCCTTACGAATCGCAACGCATCATCACCGCGCATATCGGCAATGGCGTCTCCATTACCGCCATCAAGAACGGAAAATCGATCGACACAAGCATGGGGATGACCCCGGTGGAGGGTCTGATGATGGGAACCCGTTCGGGGGATCTGGATCCCGGGGTAATCTCCTACATCATGGAAAAGGAGCGGATGAGCGCATTGGGTGTCTCCACCCTGTTGAACAAGTTTTCGGGTGTTTTGGGTATATCGGGGATCTCGTCAGATATGCGCGAGATCGAAGCCGGTATAAAGGAGAACAACCCGAGGGCAATTCTTGCGATGAATACCTACAACTACCGCATCAAGAAATATGTGGGCGCTTACAGTGCAGTTCTGGGTGGCGTTGACATCCTGGTCTTTACTGGAGGTGTGGGCGAGAATCAGTGGGTTACGCGCAGCACGGTATGTGAAAACATGGAGTATATGGGCATTGAACTCGACGAAGAGCTGAATCGGTCGGTCCGTGCCAAGGAGGTAGTGATCAGCAAGCCTACGTCGAAAGTGAAGGTGCTTATCATTCCCACCGACGAGGAGCTGACCATTGCAAAAGACACAATGGAAATATTGGGGAGATAA
- a CDS encoding 3-hydroxyacyl-CoA dehydrogenase family protein: protein MSELIIEPIEKYGLNISHEKKALFSRIGIVGAGKEGRTIISLTASAGMDVVFMDESQERIDVVLEELNRVMDQKISKWGLTQSEKKVIMNRITPTLNYEDFVGCDMVIECTRYSETGRRSTPLRKNIFKILDEILEPDAIIATNGPTVIISELAADLVHKERCVSLYFPVSHPDARILEIVKGMYTSEEVYKKMEIFAQLINYRPHRINESNGNVSIRLLTTMLNESCQMLLERVSSMESIEETFTIIYGQRYGVFRLADIIGIERIVTIMEAMFNDFGQTHYKPNPLLWKLYRSNQLGVRTGKGFYIYDKNGNVISENKSLFN from the coding sequence ATGAGTGAATTAATCATTGAACCTATCGAAAAGTATGGCCTCAACATCAGCCACGAGAAGAAAGCGCTCTTCTCCAGAATCGGCATTGTAGGAGCCGGAAAAGAGGGGCGTACCATCATCAGCCTGACAGCATCGGCAGGAATGGATGTGGTTTTCATGGATGAATCGCAGGAACGTATCGACGTCGTTCTTGAGGAACTGAACCGGGTCATGGACCAGAAAATCAGCAAGTGGGGTCTGACCCAATCGGAGAAGAAAGTAATCATGAACCGGATCACTCCGACATTGAACTACGAAGATTTCGTCGGTTGCGACATGGTCATCGAGTGTACCCGTTACTCTGAAACCGGTCGCCGCAGCACCCCGCTCCGGAAAAACATCTTCAAGATACTGGATGAAATCCTCGAACCCGATGCCATCATTGCCACGAACGGTCCAACGGTCATTATCAGCGAATTGGCTGCCGACCTGGTGCACAAGGAGCGCTGCGTAAGCCTCTATTTTCCTGTCTCCCACCCCGACGCCCGTATCCTCGAGATCGTAAAGGGGATGTATACATCGGAGGAGGTCTACAAGAAAATGGAGATCTTCGCTCAACTGATCAACTACCGGCCTCACCGGATTAACGAAAGTAACGGTAATGTGAGCATACGACTGCTGACGACAATGCTCAACGAGTCGTGCCAGATGCTGCTGGAGAGAGTAAGCAGCATGGAAAGCATCGAAGAGACATTCACCATCATCTACGGACAGCGCTACGGCGTTTTCAGACTGGCAGACATCATTGGTATTGAACGTATCGTAACCATCATGGAGGCCATGTTCAACGATTTCGGACAGACACATTACAAGCCCAATCCGTTATTGTGGAAGCTTTACCGCTCCAATCAGCTTGGTGTTCGAACCGGTAAGGGATTCTACATCTACGATAAGAACGGGAACGTGATCTCCGAAAACAAATCGTTGTTTAATTGA
- the argH gene encoding argininosuccinate lyase: MAKIWNKGFDADKSVEKFTVGRDREFDLRLAKYDIIGSMAHIKMLVKIGLLEEAEEKKLRSELQRILSDVEEGNFTLSDDAEDIHSQIEAMLTETLGESGKKIHSGRSRNDQVLVDLKLFFKDEIRKIKTEALELFDLLQTLSEQYRSVLLPGYTHGQIAMPSSFGLWFGAYAETLVDDMHTLVAAWRVANQNPLGSAAGYGSSFPLDREMTTQELDFETLSYNSVAAQMGRGKSERILAFSIASFAATLNKLAADNCMYLSGNYGFISYPDKLTTGSSIMPHKKNPDVWELIRAHSNRLQGLPNEIALMTTNLPHGYHRDFQLLKENLFPALETLHTLFEMTHFMLSHISVNNNILEDEKYRYLFTVEKVNELVLRGVPFREAYQQVGREVQEGTFSFEPVLNHTHAGSIGNLCTDAIRTKMVKAAGGIG, translated from the coding sequence ATGGCAAAAATCTGGAACAAAGGCTTCGATGCCGACAAGTCGGTAGAGAAATTCACGGTGGGAAGAGATCGGGAATTTGATTTGCGGCTGGCAAAATATGATATCATCGGTTCGATGGCCCACATCAAGATGCTGGTAAAAATAGGATTGCTGGAAGAGGCCGAAGAAAAGAAGCTGCGTAGCGAGCTGCAGAGAATCCTCTCGGATGTTGAGGAGGGGAATTTCACTCTCAGCGACGACGCTGAAGATATCCATTCGCAGATCGAGGCAATGCTTACCGAAACCCTCGGCGAATCGGGCAAGAAGATCCACTCTGGCCGTTCACGGAACGATCAGGTGCTGGTGGACCTGAAACTCTTCTTCAAGGATGAGATCAGGAAGATCAAAACTGAAGCACTGGAACTTTTCGACCTGTTGCAAACCCTCAGCGAACAATACCGGTCGGTCCTCCTGCCCGGTTACACGCACGGACAGATCGCGATGCCCTCCTCCTTCGGACTTTGGTTCGGGGCATATGCCGAAACGCTCGTGGACGATATGCATACGCTGGTTGCCGCCTGGCGGGTAGCCAACCAGAATCCGCTCGGCTCTGCAGCCGGGTATGGCAGTTCATTTCCGCTCGACCGGGAGATGACCACGCAGGAACTCGATTTCGAAACCCTTAGCTACAACTCGGTTGCCGCTCAGATGGGGAGGGGGAAGAGCGAGCGTATCCTCGCTTTCAGCATAGCATCGTTTGCCGCCACGCTGAACAAACTGGCAGCCGACAACTGCATGTACCTCTCGGGCAATTATGGATTTATCTCCTATCCCGACAAGCTGACTACCGGATCGAGCATCATGCCGCACAAGAAGAACCCCGACGTATGGGAGTTGATCCGTGCGCACAGCAACCGTCTACAGGGACTTCCCAACGAGATCGCGCTGATGACCACCAACCTGCCACACGGTTATCACCGCGACTTCCAGCTGTTGAAGGAGAATCTCTTCCCGGCCCTCGAGACGTTGCATACCCTCTTCGAGATGACCCATTTCATGCTGTCACACATCTCTGTGAACAACAACATCCTGGAAGATGAAAAATATCGATATCTCTTTACGGTGGAGAAAGTAAACGAACTTGTCTTGCGGGGCGTTCCGTTCCGCGAAGCGTATCAGCAGGTAGGACGGGAAGTACAGGAGGGCACCTTCTCATTTGAACCCGTATTGAACCACACGCACGCCGGTAGCATCGGAAACCTGTGTACCGATGCGATCCGGACAAAAATGGTAAAGGCGGCAGGGGGAATTGGCTGA
- a CDS encoding M20/M25/M40 family metallo-hydrolase — MHLNNEYLRNTTQLLRELVSMKSFSGEEKMRSDFLCNYLSERGVRTERLKENIIARQPHHSAAKQTLMINSHIDTVRPAASYTFDPFNPPLSDTHVFGLGSNDAGASVVCLLQTFLHFYNSELPFNLMLVLSCEEENSGPDGMTRLAKEIPGIDFAIIGEPTGMQAAIAERGLLVIDGEATGVSGHAARNEGVNALYIALEDIQAIRSVRFDRLSPTMGDVKLTVTQISAGTQHNVVPDRCTFVVDIRPTDQYSNPEIVQLLQSKVKSRLTARNLTNRSSATPSDHLLMRTVERMGVKTYVSPTTSDWMRISCPAIKMGPGESARSHQADEFVLVSELADGIAGYIRFIEEATKLIK, encoded by the coding sequence ATGCACCTAAACAACGAATATCTCCGCAATACGACACAGCTGCTCAGAGAGTTGGTTTCCATGAAATCTTTCTCGGGGGAGGAAAAGATGCGGAGCGATTTTTTATGCAATTACCTTTCAGAAAGGGGGGTAAGAACGGAACGGTTGAAGGAGAACATCATTGCCCGTCAGCCACACCACAGCGCTGCAAAGCAAACGTTGATGATCAATTCACATATCGACACCGTCAGGCCTGCAGCTAGCTACACCTTCGATCCGTTCAATCCCCCTTTGTCTGACACCCACGTTTTCGGTCTGGGCAGCAACGATGCCGGAGCAAGCGTTGTCTGCCTGCTGCAGACATTCCTCCATTTCTACAATTCTGAACTACCTTTCAACCTCATGCTGGTCTTATCCTGCGAGGAGGAGAACTCCGGACCCGACGGGATGACGCGTCTTGCAAAAGAGATTCCGGGAATCGATTTTGCCATTATCGGTGAACCGACCGGGATGCAGGCTGCCATTGCCGAGCGGGGGCTGCTGGTGATCGACGGGGAGGCCACCGGGGTGAGTGGTCATGCGGCAAGGAACGAGGGGGTAAATGCGCTCTATATTGCCCTGGAGGATATCCAGGCGATCCGTTCGGTCAGGTTCGACAGGCTCTCTCCTACAATGGGCGATGTGAAACTTACCGTCACGCAGATATCTGCCGGTACCCAACACAATGTGGTTCCCGACAGATGTACCTTCGTAGTGGATATCCGCCCGACCGACCAATACTCCAACCCTGAAATAGTGCAGCTTCTCCAGTCGAAGGTAAAGAGCAGGCTCACTGCCCGAAACCTCACAAACAGGAGTTCGGCCACGCCGTCGGATCACCTGCTGATGAGAACGGTAGAGAGGATGGGAGTAAAAACCTACGTCTCCCCTACTACATCCGACTGGATGCGTATATCATGCCCGGCCATCAAAATGGGACCGGGTGAATCGGCCCGCTCCCATCAGGCCGATGAGTTTGTGCTGGTCAGCGAGCTGGCAGATGGGATAGCCGGTTATATCCGGTTTATTGAAGAAGCAACAAAACTTATCAAATAG
- the argB gene encoding acetylglutamate kinase has translation MATHSNLPLSVVKIGGNVVDKPEALTSFLHDFHQLKGRKLLVHGGGVLASKMAERLGITTKMVNGRRVTDAETLQLVTMVYAGWINKSIVAQLQQIGCNAIGLSGVDGNAIPSARRNPEPIDFGFVGDPITRKMDGELITTLLEKEIVPVFCAITHDGNGSLLNTNADTVASSLAISLSKQYRTTLYYCFEKEGVLRDVNDSESLIPLINRETFAQLREQGVIADGMIPKLDNSFSAIQEGVSEVMILHARNLLQKRGTMLIG, from the coding sequence ATGGCTACTCACTCCAATCTCCCGCTCTCCGTCGTAAAAATTGGTGGAAACGTTGTCGACAAACCTGAAGCGCTGACCAGTTTCTTGCATGATTTCCACCAGTTGAAAGGGAGGAAACTGCTTGTTCACGGCGGAGGCGTACTGGCTTCGAAGATGGCGGAACGACTCGGTATCACCACCAAGATGGTCAACGGCCGCCGCGTGACCGATGCCGAAACACTGCAACTGGTAACGATGGTCTATGCCGGATGGATCAACAAGAGCATCGTTGCCCAACTGCAACAGATCGGATGTAATGCCATCGGCCTCTCGGGCGTTGACGGCAACGCCATTCCTTCGGCACGCCGGAATCCGGAGCCTATCGATTTTGGATTCGTGGGTGACCCGATTACGCGAAAAATGGACGGGGAACTGATCACCACACTCCTCGAAAAGGAGATTGTCCCAGTCTTCTGCGCCATAACACACGATGGCAACGGCTCACTACTCAATACCAACGCCGACACGGTGGCCTCATCGCTTGCAATATCGCTTTCGAAACAGTATCGCACTACATTGTATTACTGTTTCGAAAAGGAGGGAGTGTTGCGCGACGTCAACGACAGTGAAAGCCTGATCCCGCTAATCAACCGGGAAACATTTGCCCAGCTCAGGGAGCAGGGAGTGATTGCAGACGGCATGATTCCTAAACTCGACAACTCGTTCAGCGCCATACAGGAGGGGGTATCGGAGGTGATGATCCTCCACGCCCGGAATCTGTTGCAGAAGAGAGGAACTATGTTGATCGGATAA